Sequence from the Phaeodactylum tricornutum CCAP 1055/1 chromosome 4, whole genome shotgun sequence genome:
AGCTCACAGTAACGCGATACTGGCTCGGGTCGTAAAATAATCGGATCCGTATTACCCCAGTCAAAACACTCATAGCAAAATTGATATATTATGTATATCGTTTTATTGATCTATGAGATCGAATTATATACGAAATGTCACTATCATGCTATTGGAGTCGAAGCGACTGATCTGATCATGAATCTGTTCATAGCAAAGGTTGCTGTTGATTCATGCTGCCGGAATTTGGTGCATCAGTTTTGTCTTTGTGTCTTGGACCGAGCATTTGACTTGTCGAGTCTGAATGATTGCAATAGCCCGTAAATACCGGACAATTGCAATGGCGCATAAATACTGAACAATTGCAATAGCGCATAAATAACGACAATTGTAATAGCCCAGAGAACACCGGTCATGGCGAACTTTACTCATGGAAATAACGAATGACTTCTTTTCTCTACTGGTAGGACGGCCTTCCGAATCATTTTACATTATGTTGGAGCTGTTTTCGTTGTGCACACAATATCCACTTTCAGCCTTCACATTTTCTTTCAGTTCTTGTACCTTCAACCTTCACGGACGCAGAAGTCTACCAACCACCAGATCCAACAATGACTATCCAAAGTGGCTGCTCGTCGCAAAACGTTGTTATTCGCCATGCTTCTCCCCTGTCATTATCGCAGGCATTCCGGTACCGCACTGAAAAGCTGTCCAGCCCAACACGATATGGAGTCAAGAGCCACTGACGAGACTCAAGCTTGCCCAGATTGTTCAAGATGCCCTTGATCTtgttgaagacgaagatgttTTCTAGTTTCACATTCTCCGCCTGCGTATCTGGGGAAGGCAATAAGCTACAGTACCTTGAGTTCTGACCACAGGACCGATTGCGGCACCATTACATACATATGTGCTTAAATTATTCACTACTAATAGGATCTCAGTCAGCATAACGAAAGTTGCGGTCATTTCCATTGGAATATAGCACAGTGTAGTCCCGCTTAGACTGAGTCGTTCATCGACGACACCAGAGAGAGCATTTCAGAAAAGGCGATTTGGTGATTGCCCCCTAAAATCCTTCAGGCAATAACAATCACTTGCTCTGAAGACTGCGTTACAGTGAGATTTTTTATTGTAAGTTCTTTGCCCTTAGACATCAGTCATTCCTCCCGCAAAGGCCTTTTCTTCACGTAACGATGCCTGGTATTTGTAGATGGCGTTGATCTTGACTCTGATGCTTAATTTTAAGCCGCTGCTGCTGGAGGCCATGCCTCATGTGTACACAGAATTCTTCAAATCCACCAGAATTGATCCGTTCTATTGTAAGCCCAATTGTGACTTACTGTCAATTCAGAAGTGGTTAAACACATGCAGTCAAACGCTAGCAAATCGGTCTACATCGTTCAGCTGTATCGTGTGCTCTACTTCCAAAAGCTTAGATTGCGAGGTTTGGCGCCTTGTCGATAGTAGAGTCCACTCTCCTTGTCTTTGTAGAATATTTCGCCGTTGTCGTAAACACGATCACCGTACATTCGATCCAATGAAAACTTTCCTTCTGGAAGCTCTTCTTCGCTATACGGGTCATCGTAGTAAGAATCATACTCGACACCATATTCTAGCTCAAACGATTCGATTTCCTCATCTGTCATGCAATATTCTCTTTCCGTTCCCACcacatcttcttcgtcttcggaacGATCCATGACGCGTGTTCGACTTCTTTGTATTTCCTTCAAGTCTCGTTCCAgttgttcttcttccatacGAGGCTTTCCATAAGCACTCCATTCTATGGCGGCTTCTTTACGTCGTAGATCGATTTCGGTTAGAGTTGGATCTTTACGCAAGCGTTCTTTTCGGGCTTCAGCGAGACGTTGCTCCCATGCGTTTTCTTCCATACGAATACGGGCGAAGTTTTTTGAAAGGCTCAGTAATATACCCAGCGTAGGAAAGGTGATAGTAAAAAAACCATCTGGAACGTCAAGTAGGAGATTCAATGAGGTTGAAGAGTGAGCTGGGTTGCTGTTCCGTGCTGACACCGCCGTCGGGTTCGCAAATGGCGAGAGGGGGCAAATCGAGCACGCTCTCATAGAGTTCAGCGGCAATTCGGGTAGCATAAACGCCCCCgtcaacgaaacaacaaagCCCAACCGCATAAGCTCTAAGCAACAAAGACGACGTTTCATCTTCTCTTTGTACGTGTTGGCACCTAACAAGGTAAACAgcagtattgacagtgaagttGGCTATTTTTGTGCtttcttgacagtgagaagAGGCGTCTCTTCAACTTTGAACCCGGAGAATCGTAGGGAAATGATTGGACGAAAAGTACAACACCTCGAGAAGTACGTGAACCCAATATTGCAAgccatcacagtcaaaagaaACTTTTCTCTACCGCTATtttcgctcactgtcagttgtgATGTATTAGAATGATCCCACTCTCTACAGACACAATGACCACTCTCCGTAGTCACTCCAGGAAGAGTTCGAAGGGAAAGAACATAGCCTACTTTtctcattgacagtgataaCCCAATCGACGAAGCATACCGGCACGGCTTTGGATTCAAATGGGAAAGCAatcctaacagtaaacaacaTTGAACGGACTCTGGAAATCTTTCCTTGAAAATAATATATTTCCCAATAGCAAGACTGATTGTGAAGCAGAGAGTGAGCAGTTATCCatttgactgactgtgacgtgactgtgaagcagGATTTTATGGGTTCTCGATGACGTTCCTGATGTGAGATTGACATTGATTTGCGATAGCCTTTTGTCTGTAGTACTACCGGCATGATTTTGAGGATCGGGTATCGAATTTGAACTCTATCGACCAAACAGTAAGTATTTTTTGTGAGACAATATTCAATTATTCCCAGTCGGTTTCTATATTTATACCTTTTTTTCGGATAGATTTGCCGTTAGGTAACGGGAATTTGAATGATCCGGCTGACAATCAATTCAGTTTTTTGATTGTCGTTCAAGTATGATCGACGAGGaggaaaagcttgccaagACCTCAATGACGACGTCCATTGATACCTCCGCAGCCAACAAACCAGCGACCGAATCGCCTGAAATCGAATCGTTACTGAGCCCCGTGCGACAGAAGAGAGAATGGCTAGAAAACAAGTTCAAGGAAGACTTTTTGGCGAATCGGCCACGACTTAGTCCGGGACATGAACTTGTGGAGGCCCGCCACAAATGGTTACAAGAAGAAGCCCGTCGGAATCGGGAAGCAGTTATACGCCTGAATGACATTGAAGTCTCGCAAGATGTcctggaagccaagaaaaagtGGCTTACTGAAGACGAACGGATCGTCCAGGAAATGCGTGTGCATGTGTTCTCCGAAAATCCAGCTGGAGATGGCAACGTTTCGGGTGAACCCGAAGTTGATTTTCGGGCGTATTCGTCTAAAAGTGAGCGACGGGATTTGCCCAATGATAGAGAGACAGAAACCAGCTCTAATGAGGACGAGCGCGAAGATAACTTTGAGGACTGGGGTAATCTGTTGGAAAAGATTTTTACCGACGAAATGGTCTTTATCGATGAGTCCGCCGATGATTATATTGAGGTAGCTCAATCGAGGGCGGAAACACTAGCTCCCATGCCAGGTGGCATGCCTTCATACCCACTTTTCGTTGAAAGCGACACGTCGGGAATCTCGAATAAAAATCATTGTGTTTCAGAAAGTTCAGATGTCCGCAACGAGCGGACGACAGTGGAATGCGAATTATTTCCGGGTGAATTGGCTTATCCCGAAAAATCGAGGCGGGATCCTGAAAAGACGGAGCTTTCGTCTGGAGAGACAGCTAATCTGGCAGTGCTCAAAGCCGAAAAGATGACATCTGCGAAGAAAAAAGACCTAGAGTCTGCTGAATCGTACTTAGCAATTGCCGATAAAGTCTACTGGGAAAGTATGGCACTTTTGGATCTCACTAGAGGTCAAATGCATGCCTCTCCCGCGAAATTGTCGAAAGGGGAAATTTTGTTGTCGACAGAAAAGGCAGGAGTGGATAGTAACAAGATTCGAGTTGTGGAAAAGGAACCCCTTGTTCCGCTCAACACGGACTTTGGAGTAGTGGAAGCGCGTTGTCTTGAACGTTGTGTCATTTCTTAGACGATATAAGGTACATACCGCGCCGTGGTTTTTGTTTCACAATAAGGAATAAATCGGTGCCCAAACTCGTGTAGTTCTACGTCTTGAACCTATTCTATCTAGAAAACACTTGAACACTGCACTATGTACATGAGAGAGTTTAACCTATTCACACTAATATGCTGCTCAGGCTTTGGGCGGTAACGAATACATGTTGCAAATCAAAGTCTGCACCCACTGAAAGTAGTTTTCGGAGCGCGAACGAGCCTCGTAATACATAATCAAGAGAGACTTGAGATCCTTGACCTCTTGAATCCAATCGTACGAAATCTCTGGAACATTTTCCTGCATGGCCTCCATATCCTCTAGAATTGAGTTCAAATGCCCGACGCCCACCGCAAGCTGTACCAGATTGCCTGCTGCCTCGCAGGCCAATGTAGCTCCGTAGGCCGCTAACGGATTTGGTGGAACGCAAGCGTCACCGCCACAAACAATCAAACTCGTATTAAACTTGTCCAGCAATTCCTCATCTTTGACTATACTCTTGGAAGCAATCTTAATCTCGACCGTGTACCCTCCATCGAGGACGACTTGCTCCTTGACGGCAGCGTGTTTGGCAACGTTGTGCTCGTTGTGCGGGGCGTTAGTAAAAACGTAGTCGAAACGGTTGCCAGGACTTTTGCCAGACTTGACAATTTCCATTACTTCGGCGAGACGAGCCTTTTGCTGTTGGTAAGTCTCCTCCACTTGCTCTTTAGTCATGCCGATGTCGGCTCCTTTGGCGAGTTTGCCAAGATTATACTGATACTGAGAGTCGAGGTTGTACCCGATGCGCTCCATGTCTTCCACATTCTGACGCGCACTTTCGATGGTGTAGTGCCACTGCTCGGCACCTATTTCTCCGCCACGGGCACAATAGGAATCGAGTTTGTCCGAAGGCATAACGCGCAACCACATCTTACAGGTCGAGTTCAGGTCGGGCCATTCGTGGACTTCCATAGCTTTCGCCATGCCAGGAACCATCTGAGACGTGTGAGCCCCACAAAACAAGGCCACGATATCGAAGGCTGGCGAGGACTTTGCCTTGGTTTCGCTATAAAAAGCGTCCATGGGCGATTCGAAATGTAGCTCTGCCCCGTACCGGCGTGCCGAGTCGATAGCCGATTGAATTGCACTCCCAATGATAATCTGCACTCTATCGGAGGAGACGATGGCTTCGGTTCCGTCGTCGTACTTGACGTTAATCCGCTGGCGATTTTCAATCAAATGCTGGAATGCCTCTTCATCTACCAGCTTGCCCGCAATGTCGTAGGCTCGCCACGAAGCGTTTTGGTATCGAGATGAAACCGAGCGGGGCCCTTTTTCACCACGCTTTTCGTATCCCACCACAGTCTCGATACCGCTCTTAGCGAGACCACTGACGGCGACGGATCCACCAATACCGAGGCCAACAACCTTGACTTTGACCTTTAGTTTCTTGGTGGGGATACGATCCACAAATTGGAAAGAGTTTTCGTAGAAGTGGAGCGGATAGAGTCGAAAGAAATCCTTCAGCCAATCATAGTTCTTGAGAGTCATGTACAACCGTTCCTTAGCATCGAGGCAGAAAAGGTCGAAGGTTTCCTTTTGATCCAACGACGAGCCCGCGTGGACTCGAGCATCCTGTGTGAGACCGGCACGAGCTAGAGTCGCATCCAAGCCTTGCTCGTGGAACTTATAAACGAGGGCACTGGTGCGATCCAGAAGGGAACGCCGAACTTGCTCTTCCTCGCCACGCAGATCGGAAAGCATTGCCGAAACGGCCGGCTGAAGGTGCCAAACTTTGCCCTGTACGGCGCGCTGACTTAGTGCGCGCATTTGGGGATCGGCCAATGTAGAAGCAATGGCGTGGACGACCTTGTCCAGACGCGTTTTGCTGTATCCACCCAGCGTAGGGGGCGGAGGAAGATTCGTAGACAAAGGAGTGCTACTGGACATGATAGATGCGATAGTACAGTGGAGAGAATGTGAGGACGGAATGAATAGATGAGCGCAATCAACTGGAAGAAAGTTTCTGACTGACTTGTCCCCTTCTCAGTCAGTTGCAACTTCTGAATTTATGGACCAGCGGAGCGGAATTTACGTTCgggtgcgtgtgtgtgttgACCAATTCGCATTTGCGGATTGGCAAATCTTGTGGGGACCAGCAAGAATAGAGAAGCTTACATTACTGCTAAGCGCTGACGCACACACAGCTGTTCGGCCTTGTCGGGTGccgctcacagtcaatttcgtTTGGAAAGCTCCGGTATCTTCCTCGAGGAAAGTGAGAAGTTTTCGCACTAATTCGGATTGGGCTTGCCGGTGCGAACTCATTGATATCTTATTTGTTTTACTAAAAACATTTCTAGCACGCATTCCTACATAAAACTAAATATTCCTTGCACGCCTA
This genomic interval carries:
- a CDS encoding predicted protein; protein product: MKRRLCCLELMRLGFVVSLTGAFMLPELPLNSMRACSICPLSPFANPTAVSARNSNPAHSSTSLNLLLDVPDGFFTITFPTLGILLSLSKNFARIRMEENAWEQRLAEARKERLRKDPTLTEIDLRRKEAAIEWSAYGKPRMEEEQLERDLKEIQRSRTRVMDRSEDEEDVVGTEREYCMTDEEIESFELEYGVEYDSYYDDPYSEEELPEGKFSLDRMYGDRVYDNGEIFYKDKESGLYYRQGAKPRNLSFWK
- a CDS encoding predicted protein, encoding MIDEEEKLAKTSMTTSIDTSAANKPATESPEIESLLSPVRQKREWLENKFKEDFLANRPRLSPGHELVEARHKWLQEEARRNREAVIRLNDIEVSQDVLEAKKKWLTEDERIVQEMRVHVFSENPAGDGNVSGEPEVDFRAYSSKSERRDLPNDRETETSSNEDEREDNFEDWGNLLEKIFTDEMVFIDESADDYIEVAQSRAETLAPMPGGMPSYPLFVESDTSGISNKNHCVSESSDVRNERTTVECELFPGELAYPEKSRRDPEKTELSSGETANLAVLKAEKMTSAKKKDLESAESYLAIADKVYWESMALLDLTRGQMHASPAKLSKGEILLSTEKAGVDSNKIRVVEKEPLVPLNTDFGVVEARCLERCVIS
- a CDS encoding predicted protein (Gene of unknown function that is upregulated under conditions of nitrate depletion.; Pt_47396, Gene of unknownn function), which gives rise to MSSSTPLSTNLPPPPTLGGYSKTRLDKVVHAIASTLADPQMRALSQRAVQGKVWHLQPAVSAMLSDLRGEEEQVRRSLLDRTSALVYKFHEQGLDATLARAGLTQDARVHAGSSLDQKETFDLFCLDAKERLYMTLKNYDWLKDFFRLYPLHFYENSFQFVDRIPTKKLKVKVKVVGLGIGGSVAVSGLAKSGIETVVGYEKRGEKGPRSVSSRYQNASWRAYDIAGKLVDEEAFQHLIENRQRINVKYDDGTEAIVSSDRVQIIIGSAIQSAIDSARRYGAELHFESPMDAFYSETKAKSSPAFDIVALFCGAHTSQMVPGMAKAMEVHEWPDLNSTCKMWLRVMPSDKLDSYCARGGEIGAEQWHYTIESARQNVEDMERIGYNLDSQYQYNLGKLAKGADIGMTKEQVEETYQQQKARLAEVMEIVKSGKSPGNRFDYVFTNAPHNEHNVAKHAAVKEQVVLDGGYTVEIKIASKSIVKDEELLDKFNTSLIVCGGDACVPPNPLAAYGATLACEAAGNLVQLAVGVGHLNSILEDMEAMQENVPEISYDWIQEVKDLKSLLIMYYEARSRSENYFQWVQTLICNMYSLPPKA